TGGCGGATCGGGTCCACGATGCTCCAGGCTGTCTCCACCTCGTCACGGCGGATGAAGAGGGTGGCGTCACCGGCGATGGCTTCGAGCAACAGCCGCTCGTACGCCTCCGGGGTGTAGGCGCCGAACTCGGTGTCGTAGCTGAAATGCATTCGCACCGGGCGGATTCCCATGCTCGTGCCGGGCACCTTGCCGTTGAACCGCAGATAAATCCCCTCGTCGGGTTGGAGGCGCAGCGTAATCGCGTTCGCGTCGAGCCGGCCGCCGCATTGCGCGGCAAACAGCACATGCGGCGCGGCCCGGAATTGCACGCGCACTTCGCTCGCGCTCGCGGGCAGGTTCTTCCCGGTGCGGAGGTAAAACGGGATGTTCGACCAGCGCCAGTTGTCCACCAGCAGGCGCATCGCGACGTAGGTTTCCACGGTGGAATCGGGTCTGACCTTCGGTTCGTGGCGGTAGGCCGGACGTGGCTGGCCGTCAATTTCGCCCGCCGTGTACTGGCCGCGGACGATGTTCGCGTCAACCTGGCCGGGGTCGATCGGCCGGATGGACTTGAGCAGTTTGACCTTTTCGTCGCGAATGGCCTCGGCTTCGAGCGTCACCGGCGGTTCCATCGCCACCAGCGAGAGCACCTGCAGCAGGTGGTTCTGCACCATGTCGCGCAGCGCGCCGGCTTCCTCGTAGTAGCCGCCCCGCGTGCCGACGCCGAGCTTTTCGCTGACGGTGATCTGCACATGATCCACCGACTGCCGGTTCCAGAGTTGCTCGAAGATGGAGTTCGAGAAACGGAACATCAAAATGTTCTGGACCGTTTCCTTGCCGAGGTAATGGTCAATGCGGAAGATTTGTTTTTCGTGGACGAAGCGGGTGAGTTCGGCGTTCAATTTGTGCGCCGAGGCAAGGTCATGGCCGAATGGTTTCTCCACCACAACCCGCTGATCGGGCGCCTGGCCGTCCTCCTTCCGCAACAGGCCGGCCTGGTGCAGATTCTCCACCGCCTCTCCGAACTGGCTGGGTGAGATGGCGAGGTAAAACAGGAGATTGCGGCGCAGCTTTTCGTCGTTGAAGGATGCCAGTTGGTCGGCCAGTTTCTTGTAGGCCGCCGGATCTGAAATGTCACCCCGGCAATAGGTGACGCAGGCCGCAAACTCCTTCCACACCGCTTCGTCAATCGGCTTGGTCCGCGAGAACTGTTCCAGCGCGGCGCGCAGTTCCTGCCGCCAGGCGTCGTCGGTTTTGTCGCGCCGCGCGAAACCGATGATCCGAAACGGCGCGGGCAACTGCTTTTCCCGGCAAAGGTGGTAGAAGGCGGGAATGAGCTTGCGGGCCGTCAAATCGCCGCTCGCGCCAAAAATGATGATCGTACATGGCTCGACGGCCTTGCGGCCAAACTCCAGCCGGCTGGCCAGTAATTCATCCAGATGGTCCGCTTGTTCCATAGGCGCAACACAATGGCGAAGCCCGGTGCGGGTTTCAACAACTCTCCGTTGTCGGCAAACGGGTTCCCGGGCCGAAGTTCGCGGCTGCCGGGTTTATTGGGCGCAGTTCGCGTTCTGCGGTGTATCGAGTCTGGTGTCTCATGTCCTCCGTTCACTATCTGACCGACCCATCTGCCCCTGTTTTCCGTCCTCTGGCCGCTGAAGTCGGAAATCCGCGCAATCCGCAGTTTATTCGCCCGGTCAGGGACCGGGTCTGCATTTTCGGTTTCGGTTGTAGGCCGCGTGCCCTCACGCGGCGTCCGGGATACGCCCGGTAAGGGTACCGGGCCTACATGCAATCCGCAGTTTTTTCGCCCGGTCAGGGACCGGGTTTACAACCGGATGCCGCCCTCTTTCTTCCGTTTCCACCAAAACATCCGTTCCAACCCGGTCCGGTTCGGATACGAACGCGGCACCCAGTCGCTCAACAGCTCGAATTGCGGCGACAAGCGTCTCACCAACTCGTCCCGCGTCGTGCCGAACGGGGGGCCGTCCTCGTCAGGTATCAGATAGTTCACCGCGAGATAGTGACCGTCCGGTTTCAACCAGCGCAGCACGGCCCTCGCGTAATCATCGCGATCGCGCGGATCAATGGCGCAAAACAACGTGTGCTCGAACACCCAGTCGAACAACACCGGCGGCTTGTCCTTGAGAAAGTCTTCAATTTCAAACCGCGCCTTCAATCCGGCGGCCGCCGTCCGCTCGTTCGCCAGCTGGATCGCCGACGGAGCGAGGTCGCAACCGAACGCGTCGAACCCCGCCGCCGCCCAGGTGCGAACGTCGTGACCCGTGCCGCAACCCGGCACGCAGACGTTCCCGCGAGTCAGCTCCGGATGCGTGGCGAGGAAGTCCACCAGGCCCGGCGACCCCTCGCCTTTTTCCCAGGGCATGTCTCCGGTCCGGTATCGTTCTTCCCAATAGTTCTCGTTCAGGATTGGCATGGCGGCGGGCAGTTTCGCTGAACGATTCAAAAACCGCCACCATCGTGTGCAGAGATTTTCAAGAGGGCGTGACTTGTTCACATTCGGTCAGGAGCCGGGTCTGCTTCTTCTCTGAAATCCGCGCAATCCACGGTCCACACGCCCGGTCGGGGGACCGGGCGTACATTTCGGGTTCGGTTGTAGGCCGCGTGCCCCCACACGGCGTCGCGTTGGTTTCGCCCGATGGGGGCATCGGGCATACATCATCCAACGCACGTCCGCTGTAGGCCGGATCCCATCGACTCGGCGTTCATTCGCGGCCGATGAGGGCATTGAGCTTGCGGCGGCGGTTCGGTTGTAGGCCGCGTGCCATCACGCGGCGAAGGCAGGGCAGGCTGTCCTCGGTTCTCCGCCTTCTGCTTTCGGGTCTCCGTCCGCCGCCCTCGGTCCACGGTTCCCGTCTTCCGCGTCACCCGCGGTTCACACCCTGAGGAACCATCGGACCCGCGCCGTCGGCTCGTTCTGGATTCGTTTTCGGACTTGAGCAGCCCAACAACCTTCGGGTTCAATGAACGTTACATGGAACCACCCGGACACGCGCGGCATTCGCACTCACGGCGCGATTCGCGCCCGCACACCCCCCGCGCCTTCCGGATCTGCGACGGTCTCACCGAGGCGGTGCTCTATTTCATGGTTGTTTTTTCGCCGTGGGCGCTGGGCACCACGGATCGATGGGCCATCTGGACGATGAACATCGCCGGTTACGTGCTCGGCGTTTTGCTGCTGTCGAAATGGTTGATCTGCCGGCGCACGGGCCATCGGCCGGCGCGCTGGGGAGCGGACAGGGAACGTGAAGAAAGGAAAACAGAAGGCGGGACCGGGGACGCGGGAAACGCTGAAGATCGAGACGAAGAACGGGCGGCGGGAAGCGCAACGGCAACGAGGCGCGCGGCCTCAGGTTTTTTTACAACCGCGTTGGCCGTATTCACGGCGGTGATCCTGGGATGGTGCCTCGTCAGCGCCATCAACGCCCGATCGACATTTTTCTTCCGGCAAATGGCGTTCGTGCCGCGCGATTACATCGCCTGGCTGCCGCACAGTTACGACAGCTGGGCCACGTGGCAGGCATTTTGGATGTATCTCGGCCTCGCCCTCACGTTCTGGGCCGCGCGCGACTGGCTGCCGGGCAGGACCGCGCAGGAGCGGCGCGAGGCGCGGGAAACCGGCGCGACCGGCGGGGACTTTGTGCTGCCGACGCGGTTGCGACGCCTGCTCTGGGTCCTCTGCCTTAACGGCGCCCTGCTCGCGCTCGAGGGCATTCTCCAGCGATTGTCCGGGACCGGAAAACTGCTCTGGCTGTGGCAACCGCGCATCAACCGCACGGCGGAAGTCCAGTTCGGTCCCTACGCCTACCGGTCGAACGCGGCCCAGTACCTCAACCTGCTGTGGCCCGTCTGCCTCGGATTCTGGTGGGCCCTGCGGCGCGACCGGCGGAATTCCGCGCAAGCGGGCGCGCGGGTGGGCGGCGGCCCGCACGTGCTCTTGCTTCCGTGCGCCGTGCTGATGGCCGCTGCGCCGATCATCTCGACGAGCCGGGGCGGCGCGATCGTGGCCGCGGGCGGCATGTTCGCCGCGTTCGTGCCGTTGATGCTCGCGCAGCGAAAGGGACACTGGCTGGCGCGCTTGGGAATCACTTTTTTGTTCGCGGCCGCGCTGGGAATAGCGGGCTATCTCGGCTGGGAAAAACTCGCGCCGCGTCTGAAGACGATTTTTTCCGATGAACTGAGCGGGCGCGTCGAACTCTACCGGAACGCGGCGCAGATGGCGCGGGATTTTCCCGTGCTGGGCACGGGTCCGGGGACATTTCCCTGGCTCTACCAGCTTTACCGGGCCGGACCGGCCCAGGTCTGGGAGGCGTATGCCCACAACGACTGGCTGGAAACGCGCATCACCTTTGGCGGCGTGGGCTTCGCGATCATTCTCGCGGCGTTACTGACGGTGCTGGCGCGCTGGTTTGGCGGCGGCGGCATTACCGCGCACTGGCTGCTGGTTTCGTTCATCTGGCTCGCGCTGGCCGGCTGCCTGGTCCATGCGCGATTCGATTTTCCGTTCCAGATTTACTCGGTCCTTTCGCTCTTTCTTTTGCTGTGCGCCATCCTGTTCTGTCTGTCGCGGAAACCCTGAATGAGAAACCGGAGGTCGGGGAGTCAGCTGCGAAAAGGTCGGAAGTCCGAGGGCAGAGGACAGTAAGCAGTGAACCGAGGACGGAAGGCAGTGAGCCGGTGGCCAGAAGACAGAGGCCGGTGCGCCGGTGAAAACAGAAGGACCGGAGGAGGAGGACTGAGAACGGAAGTCGAAGGGCGGAAGACGGAGATCAGAAGACAAAAGCAGTCGGAGAGGAGTCAGCCGTCAAGAGCAGGAAGTCCGCGCAATCCGTGGTTCAAACGCCCGATGAGGGCATCGGGCCTGCATCATCGGACATGCGTCTGTTGTAGGCCGGGTCCCCCGACCCGGCGTCGTATTAGTTCCGCCCGGTAAGGGTACCGGGCCTACATTTCGGGTCCGGTTGTAGGCCGCGTGCCCTCACGCGGCGTCGGGTTGGTTTCGCCCGGTAAGGGTACCGGGCCTACATGCGCAATCCGCGGTTCCGCCCGGTCGGGCGACCGGGCCTGCAACCGGCTTCAGTTCGGCAGGCGGGCGAGATATTTTTCAAGCTTGCCTAACAACCACGCGAACAACGCCACCGCCAGCGCCGTGAACGCCAGAATCGACCACCCGGCCGCGTCGTGGTACGACTGGATTGCCGCTGCGCCCTTCGCATTCGCCGTGTAGCTGAGAAAAAACGAGCGGATCAGGTTTCCGACGATAGCCGCCAGGATTCCCAGCCCGAGCAACGCCGCCTGCAGCGATTTTTTCCGCAACGTGAGATAACCGATGAACAGCGTGGCCATGGTCGCGGATTGCAGGCTGCGGACGCCGCTGCACGCCTCATCAATGCCCACCACGCACCGGGGCAGCCGGATCGCGCTGCCGGTTTGCTCGGCGGGAATGCCGACCAGGTTCAGCAACGTCACGTTCGCCGCCGCAACCTTCGACTGCAAACCGCTGACCAGCGGGAAATAAATCGTGTCGGGGACCGGCAGCGCCAGCAGCAGGAACGCGCAACCGAACGCGAAACAGGCGATGCCCGCCCGGCCAAAAACGTAGTGAACGTTCCCGGCGACGAACAGCATCACGCCGATGCCCAGCAGGCTCATCCCTTCCGTGGTCACGCCGAAGGCCGCCTGGTAAAGCTGCGCAAAAAAAAGTGTTCCCAGCCCGGCCAACACAAGCGCCGCGCCGGCCGCGCTCCAGCGAAAGAGCGGAGCCGGCCGTTTTTCCCACGCTTCAAAAAGCAGGTAACCGGACAGCAACAACACGACCCAGCCGATCTGGAGTTCCGGGTTGTGGCTCCAGAACCAGCGCGCGCGCGCGACCAGCCAGACCACCGCGAGCGCGGACGGCAGCAGCCCGAGGAGCGGTAGTCTGGAGGATTGGGACATTGGATTCAGGAGACGGAGGACGGCAGTCAGCGGACCGGGGCCGGTGCGTACGTTTCCCGTATCTGCGTTCCGGCTTCTGCCCTCCGCTCACTGACTTCCGAGTTCAGATGTCGGTTCACTTGCGGTGCCATTGCTCGAGTTCGCGGTGGTAATCGGTCAGCGCCAGCCATTGCGGCAAAAATTGCGTGAGCAGCGCGTCGGCGGCCTGCGTGTCGTTGCCGGACAGGGGCGTCGAGATGCGGATGAATTGTTTCGGTCCCATCAGCGGCCGGCGGCTGGCAAACGATTTCCACGGCCAGCCAAAAAAACGCGCGTCGAGCGCGCCAATCATTTTGCCAAAGATGCCGCCCGGCGACTTCTCCGTTCGTCTCGCGCCGATGTCCAGATACTGGTCGAGGCGGTAGGGCAGCGGCTGGCCGCCCACCAGCGCGCCGAAATAGACCAGCTCGCGTTGCGCGCCCACGGTGAAGATGCGCCGCTCCAGTCGCAGCGTCACACCGTGCAGATTCACGCCGACCGATTCCGGCTCCACCGGCTGCAATTTCCATCCCACCGAGGTCCAGCAACGGTCGGGCGTGTGCGAAAACATGTCGAACTCGCTTTCCTTTTCCTCGTATCGCTTCGCCGAGAAGACGCGCACGATGGTCCCGCCCTCGTCGCGAAATGCGCCGTTCACGATTTTGTCGGCGGCCAGCACGGATTCCGCGGCCTCGCTGATCGGCGCTTCCTTGAAGGTCCAGCCGGGCAACCGGTCTTGTTCCGACAACCAGAAATAGCCCTGGCCCGGATCGGTTCGGGAATACCAGAAACGGGGAAAGACCCAGAGGACGGCGATC
Above is a window of Candidatus Angelobacter sp. DNA encoding:
- the zwf gene encoding glucose-6-phosphate dehydrogenase, with amino-acid sequence MEQADHLDELLASRLEFGRKAVEPCTIIIFGASGDLTARKLIPAFYHLCREKQLPAPFRIIGFARRDKTDDAWRQELRAALEQFSRTKPIDEAVWKEFAACVTYCRGDISDPAAYKKLADQLASFNDEKLRRNLLFYLAISPSQFGEAVENLHQAGLLRKEDGQAPDQRVVVEKPFGHDLASAHKLNAELTRFVHEKQIFRIDHYLGKETVQNILMFRFSNSIFEQLWNRQSVDHVQITVSEKLGVGTRGGYYEEAGALRDMVQNHLLQVLSLVAMEPPVTLEAEAIRDEKVKLLKSIRPIDPGQVDANIVRGQYTAGEIDGQPRPAYRHEPKVRPDSTVETYVAMRLLVDNWRWSNIPFYLRTGKNLPASASEVRVQFRAAPHVLFAAQCGGRLDANAITLRLQPDEGIYLRFNGKVPGTSMGIRPVRMHFSYDTEFGAYTPEAYERLLLEAIAGDATLFIRRDEVETAWSIVDPIR
- a CDS encoding exosortase-associated EpsI family protein; amino-acid sequence: MPDKTSIRGEIPVTTPKAILPTVILLSVVIAVLWVFPRFWYSRTDPGQGYFWLSEQDRLPGWTFKEAPISEAAESVLAADKIVNGAFRDEGGTIVRVFSAKRYEEKESEFDMFSHTPDRCWTSVGWKLQPVEPESVGVNLHGVTLRLERRIFTVGAQRELVYFGALVGGQPLPYRLDQYLDIGARRTEKSPGGIFGKMIGALDARFFGWPWKSFASRRPLMGPKQFIRISTPLSGNDTQAADALLTQFLPQWLALTDYHRELEQWHRK
- a CDS encoding O-antigen ligase family protein; translated protein: MEPPGHARHSHSRRDSRPHTPRAFRICDGLTEAVLYFMVVFSPWALGTTDRWAIWTMNIAGYVLGVLLLSKWLICRRTGHRPARWGADREREERKTEGGTGDAGNAEDRDEERAAGSATATRRAASGFFTTALAVFTAVILGWCLVSAINARSTFFFRQMAFVPRDYIAWLPHSYDSWATWQAFWMYLGLALTFWAARDWLPGRTAQERREARETGATGGDFVLPTRLRRLLWVLCLNGALLALEGILQRLSGTGKLLWLWQPRINRTAEVQFGPYAYRSNAAQYLNLLWPVCLGFWWALRRDRRNSAQAGARVGGGPHVLLLPCAVLMAAAPIISTSRGGAIVAAGGMFAAFVPLMLAQRKGHWLARLGITFLFAAALGIAGYLGWEKLAPRLKTIFSDELSGRVELYRNAAQMARDFPVLGTGPGTFPWLYQLYRAGPAQVWEAYAHNDWLETRITFGGVGFAIILAALLTVLARWFGGGGITAHWLLVSFIWLALAGCLVHARFDFPFQIYSVLSLFLLLCAILFCLSRKP
- a CDS encoding methyltransferase domain-containing protein; protein product: MPILNENYWEERYRTGDMPWEKGEGSPGLVDFLATHPELTRGNVCVPGCGTGHDVRTWAAAGFDAFGCDLAPSAIQLANERTAAAGLKARFEIEDFLKDKPPVLFDWVFEHTLFCAIDPRDRDDYARAVLRWLKPDGHYLAVNYLIPDEDGPPFGTTRDELVRRLSPQFELLSDWVPRSYPNRTGLERMFWWKRKKEGGIRL
- a CDS encoding exosortase/archaeosortase family protein, whose translation is MSQSSRLPLLGLLPSALAVVWLVARARWFWSHNPELQIGWVVLLLSGYLLFEAWEKRPAPLFRWSAAGAALVLAGLGTLFFAQLYQAAFGVTTEGMSLLGIGVMLFVAGNVHYVFGRAGIACFAFGCAFLLLALPVPDTIYFPLVSGLQSKVAAANVTLLNLVGIPAEQTGSAIRLPRCVVGIDEACSGVRSLQSATMATLFIGYLTLRKKSLQAALLGLGILAAIVGNLIRSFFLSYTANAKGAAAIQSYHDAAGWSILAFTALAVALFAWLLGKLEKYLARLPN